One window of Pocillopora verrucosa isolate sample1 chromosome 9, ASM3666991v2, whole genome shotgun sequence genomic DNA carries:
- the LOC131793740 gene encoding gamma-aminobutyric acid type B receptor subunit 2-like: MKDILFRTNFTGMSGHVSFDRYGDRQTVVLITQKTGDRKRLVATMDVRDGKLQLYGDGFEWAGGRVPADGVKITQKIYHEGIKTTVSFYVLASSGILLCLFCLLFNFKYRNHSFIRMSSPNFNNITVIGCMLAYLEIFLLARGTSGSAEHLNHAFLCNVTVWLLTTSFTFAFGGIFVKTWRVYKIFTNYQLKKEIPNLGSISLLAILLAGWSIDVIFLSTWTSVDPLTTKFENISETVDSNDPDLVEELLTRQCTSHYYNTWVMSLCGLKGILLIFGVFLAWETRNVHYPSLNDSKSIGLAVYNMFMFSCLAIVVGFVVYPPLETLVQRSIVFVAATSTVALLFVPKIKVYMALSASA; the protein is encoded by the exons GAGACAGAAAGAGATTGGTCGCTACAATGGATGTTCGTGATGGGAAACTGCAACTATATGGTGATGGTTTTGAATGGGCAG GTGGTCGTGTTCCAGCAGATGGTGTAAAAATTACTCAAAAGATTTATCATGAGGGTATAAAGACGACTGTTTCGTTCTACGTTTTGGCCTCATCCGGTATACTGCTTTGTTTGTTCTGTCTGCTGTTCAACTTCAAATATAGAAATCACAG TTTCATAAGAATGTCATCTCCGAATTTCAATAACATCACTGTCATTGGATGTATGTTGGCTtacttggaaatatttttgttggCCCGCGGTACCTCTGGCTCAGCGGAACACTTGAACCATGCTTTCCTCTGCAAT GTTACTGTCTGGCTTCTGACCACCAGTTTTACCTTCGCCTTTGGTGGCATTTTTGTTAAAACCTGGAGagtttacaaaatatttaccaaCTATCAATTGAAAAAGGAG atCCCCAATTTGGGTAGTATCAGTCTTCTCGCAATACTGTTGGCCGGTTGGTCTATAGACGTCATCTTCCTGTCAACTTGGACATCTGTTGACCCATTGACGACGAAATTCGAGAACATTTCCGAGACG GTTGACAGTAATGACCCTGACCTCGTGGAGGAACTTTTAACCCGTCAgtgtacttctcactactatAATACCTGGGTGATGTCTTTGTGCGGGCTGAAAGGGATACTGTTGATTTTCGGTGTGTTTTTGGCCTGGGAGACCAGAAACGTACATTATCCTTCGCTTAACGATTCGAAGAGCATTGGCTTAGCAGTGTACAACATGTTCATGTTTTCTTGCTTAGCGATTGTGGTTGGGTTTGTGGTTTATCCTCCCCTTGAGACTCTGGTTCAAAGATCGATCGTGTTCGTGGCAGCCACGTCGACAGTTGCCCTACTCTTTGTCCCAAAGATAAAGGTTTACATGGCCCTCTCTGCGTCTGCCTAA